Proteins from a single region of Lujinxingia litoralis:
- a CDS encoding nucleotide exchange factor GrpE: MTLVLLIMTTVIATIALALLGAYHRRELRRLRQAHRQEVRAADDEHTRRLQRLGREHDDALQYAHHPVVRDILPALDALDEGLRHSAPHQDPALRNGLELAHRALLQALERHGVERVAPGPGDGFDPQWHQAVARVETNQVASGSVNECLRAGYRDGPRQLRAAMVEVACEPHTFPQPPQDVASPDASPSPEEPSSAPAFRPADDSSDASS, translated from the coding sequence ATGACACTCGTGTTGCTCATTATGACGACCGTGATCGCGACCATCGCCCTGGCGCTGCTGGGTGCCTACCATCGTCGCGAACTTCGAAGACTGCGCCAGGCCCATCGTCAGGAGGTCCGAGCTGCCGACGACGAGCACACGCGAAGGCTCCAACGCCTGGGCCGAGAGCACGACGATGCCCTCCAGTACGCGCACCATCCGGTGGTGCGCGACATCCTGCCTGCGCTGGACGCCCTGGATGAGGGGCTTCGCCACAGCGCCCCCCACCAGGACCCGGCACTTCGGAACGGGCTGGAGCTTGCCCACCGCGCGCTCCTGCAAGCCCTGGAGCGCCACGGGGTCGAGCGCGTGGCCCCTGGCCCCGGCGATGGTTTTGATCCTCAATGGCATCAGGCCGTCGCGCGCGTCGAAACCAACCAGGTGGCCTCGGGAAGCGTCAACGAATGCCTGCGTGCGGGCTACCGTGACGGCCCCCGTCAGCTCCGTGCCGCGATGGTCGAGGTCGCCTGCGAACCCCACACCTTCCCCCAGCCCCCTCAGGACGTGGCATCCCCCGACGCCTCTCCCTCGCCGGAGGAGCCCTCCTCCGCGCCGGCGTTTCGCCCGGCAGACGACTCCTCCGACGCCTCTTCCTGA